Part of the Bacteroidota bacterium genome, GATTAGTTTCAACCTCTAATATATACATTCCATTATTTAAACTAGAAGTTAAAATTGATGAATTTTCTGTGGTAAATAATAAACTGCCATTTAGATCAAAAACTTTAATTCTACTAATTATAGTTTCATTTTCTGTTTCTATATTTAAATATGTAGAATTGGGATTGGGAAAAACTCTTATTTTGTTACTTAGCACAGTTGATTCAATTCCTGTTCCTAAACAATTAAACTCAAAATCATCAAACATCCATCCATCTTTATTAGTTTCTATATTGTCACTTGAGAATGTAAATCGAAATCTTACATAATTTAATGCATAACCTAAAATTTGGGATTTTGTCCATTCTTTCGTTCCTGAAAAACCAGGTTTATTTGAGTTGCTGGAAATAATACTTGAACTTTCATAAAAATTCTCTAACGTAAATTGAGGCGCATTGACTATGTTTGTCCAAGTGACGCCACCATCACTAGAAATCTCAACAATTCCCCCATCTGCCAGAGTATCTGAATTAATTTTATGCCAAAAGGAAATATGGGTTGCGTCATCGGAACGGATTACTAATTCAAAAGAGGATACATTATTAACTGGATAAGTATTTATTGTGTCTGTTAATAAAGCGAGTGGTGCAGA contains:
- a CDS encoding T9SS type A sorting domain-containing protein — translated: MKKGLLTLILLGFVKLFAFGQDTIYSIAYNFPQPNSNFEDRDTSNYFYVDTNQLNNIWQIGNPSKSFFDIAYSAPLALLTDTINTYPVNNVSSFELVIRSDDATHISFWHKINSDTLADGGIVEISSDGGVTWTNIVNAPQFTLENFYESSSIISSNSNKPGFSGTKEWTKSQILGYALNYVRFRFTFSSDNIETNKDGWMFDDFEFNCLGTGIESTVLSNKIRVFPNPNSTYLNIETENETIISRIKVFDLNGSLLFTTENSSILTSSLNNGMYILEVETNQGIVRRKIIKNAP